In Silene latifolia isolate original U9 population chromosome X, ASM4854445v1, whole genome shotgun sequence, the following proteins share a genomic window:
- the LOC141617283 gene encoding secreted RxLR effector protein 161-like: MSQHHRLALARGDVLADVMKYRRLVGRLVYLTITRPNLVYVVHTLSQFVNEPRKEHWEAALRVVRYIKMNLSKGIIMKNDADLQIKGYCDSDYASCPLTRKSLSGYFVSLGESPVSWKAKKQATVAKSMAEAEYRVMAGATSELIWLKAFLTSLGVFHSKPMHLYCDNQAALHIAKKPGVS; this comes from the coding sequence ATGTCGCAACACCATCGTCTTGCCCTGGCAAGAGGGGACGTTTTAGCCGATGTTATGAAGTATCGAAGGCTAGTAGGCAGGCTAGTTTACCTTACCATTACGCGTCCTAACCTTGTCTATGTAGTACACACGCTATCCCAGTTTGTCAATGAACCACGGAAAGAACATTGGGAGGCGGCACTGCGCGTTGTTCGCTACATTAAAATGAATTTGAGTAAGGGCATCATTATGAAGAATGACGCAGATTTGCAAATAAAGGGATATTGTGACTCGGATTACGCAAGTTGTCCTTTAACGAGAAAGTCATTAAGTGGGTATTTTGTGTCGCTTGGAGAGTCACCAGTGTCGTGGAAAGCAAAAAAACAGGCGACGGTCGCAAAGTCTATGGCGGAAGCTGAGTATCGTGTAATGGCAGGGGCAACGAGTGAGCTGATTTGGCTCAAGGCATTTCTTACTTCACTAGGTGTGTTTCACTCGAAACCCATGCACTTATATTGCGACAATCAAGCAGCTCTTCATATTGCAAAAAAACCCGGTGTTTCATGA